GGCCACCAGGCTGACGGGGCGGGTGGCGCCCAGCTGCAGCCATTGTTCCAGCTGGGCCGAGCCCAGGAAACTGCCGATCGCGAAGATCGGCAGGATGGCCATGTTCAGCGGCACGCCCATGCCGGCCTTGTACAGCGTGCCCGAGCCGCAGCCGTCGGCCACCTGCATCGCGGCGCCGAACACGAAGGCGCCCACCAGCAGGCTGATACTGGGCGGCCCCAGCGCCGCGCCCAGGTCGGTGGGAAACGCGGCCAACAAAGGCATGGACACCGCGGCGGCAACGGCCAGCAGCAACAGCTGCGCCATCACGCCGCTGGGGTCGCGCTGCTCGATCAGGCGCCGCCAGCCGGTGGTGAAGCCGAAGCGCGCGCCGGCCAGCACGCCGCCCATGCCGATGCCGACCAGAAACAGCACGGCCTGGCGCAGGGAGACGAACCAGGCCAGGGCAAGGAAAAAGGCAGCCAGCACGGCCGCAAGGGGAAGACGCGTCATGAAAGGGGTGCTGCGAGGGTTGGGATTGAGGTGGATATTGCCAGGTGTCAGGCTCCGCAGGTACCTGATACCGAAGTGTGCAGAGGCTGCCTCATAAACACGGTGTCTGGCACCCTGGCGGGAGCCAGACACCTGACAGGAGCCGGGGGCTTGATCAGCTTACCAAGTCTTTAAGGCTTTTCAGGATCTGCTGGCCGCGGCTGGGCACGTTGTCCATCGGCAGCTCCTTGGACGACTGCGTCCAGTCGGCCAGCGAGGCGGGATACAGCATCACGTTCTTCTGCCCCACCACTTCGGACAGCGCGAACCAGTCGGTGGCGGCCCAGTGGCCGGTATTGCAGAACGAGATGGTTTCGTCGGCCGGTTCGGGCAGCGACTGGGCGGCGATGGCCTTGGCCTCTGCGGGCGATACGAAAATGGCGGTGCCGGGCTTGAACCACTTGCTGTGTTCAAGATTGAGCGCGTTATGGATGGTGCCGGGCACCTTGGCGGTCGGCGCCTTGACTTCGCCGCGGAAGAAGTTGGACGGACGCGCGTCCACCAGCTGCACCTTGGGGTTGTCGATCTGCGCCAGCACGTGGTCTTGCGTGGCGATCAGGGCGCGGTCGAGCACCGGCGTGTAGCTGCTGGCCGCCACCGCGGGCACGGCCTGGTCTTGCGGCAGGCCGGCATCGGCCCAGGCTTTCACGCCGCCATTCAGAATGGACAGCTCGGACAGGCCCAGGTATTTCAAGGTCCAGTACACGCGGGCCGAGCTGCCGAAATCGGTGGCGTTGGCGCCGGACGACACCACCACGGCATGCACGTCCCGATCCACGCCCAGGCTGCGCACCAGTTCGGCCAGTTTGTCCACGGGCGGCAGCTGGCCGGGGTTGTCGGCCGGGCCGCGCCATTGCCCGTAAGGGGCCGACACCGCGCCGGGAATATGGTTGGCGGCGTATTCCTGCGGGGGCCGGATATCGATGATGCGCACCGAGGCGTCGGCGCGCGCGTCATTCAATTCGGCCGGGGTCAGCAGGGGCGCGGCGGCCTGCGCGCCGAACGAGGCGCCGGCCGCGATCGCCGCGGCGGCAAACATGAGGGAAAAGCGTTTCATATGGGGTACGCACCATGAAAGGATCAAGCCTGAGGTCGATTCTTTCATTATTCGAATATATAAGAAAATACATTTTAATCATTTTCATATATATAAAAGTGCGCTCCCCGGGGTCCTCCTCCGGGGTCCTCCTCAGAAGGGAATGCCGACTTTCAACGAGCCGCTGTTGCTCGATGCATGGCCCGAGAATTCGCCTTCGTACTGCAGGCGCACGTCTACCCCGCCATGGGTCGAGATCTGCAGGCCGGCCCCCACGCGCGCCACGGAATCGTCGATGGGCATCGAGGTCTGGAAGCCGCGGCTGCCGTCCGGCGCGCCGGCAAAGCGGGCCTGGGTCTTCCATTCGTCGTCGGTCAGGAAAGTGGCGCCGGCATAGGCATAGGGCCGCAGCGTCGCGCCATTGATCTCCACCCGGCCGCCGATTTCCAGCGTGGGCGAGAAGGCGAAGGTGAACTGGTCGCTGCCCTCGATCTTCAGGGCCAGGTCGCTGTCCCTTTCCTGATAGCCCGGCATGCGGGAATAAATGGCGTCGACGTCCATATAGGGCTTCAGGTAGAACGTGGGGAACGCGAAGGTGCGCGCCACCCGCAGCCGCGCCGCGCCGCTGTAGACGTCGGGGTCGCTGGAGGCGCTGCGGCCGAAGCCGGGCACGCCCACCTGCCGCTGGGTGTCATAGCTGCCGTAGCTGCCGCTCAGCCCCGCCGCCAGCAGCCAGGGGCCGATCTCGCGCTTCAGGGCCACGCCCAGGAAGCCGCTGTCGCCCTTGCTGGCGACGCGGCCGCCGTCGCTGCGCAGCGCATCGTTCTGGTAGGCCGCGGACACGCCCACGAACCAGTGCGGCGCCACTTCCTTCTGCGCGCCCACCTGGTAGGTGGTGCTGTCGTTCGAGAAGCCGGCGGCGTCGCCGTCGCGGTCCTGGCGCGTGTCGCGATGCGTGATCTGGCCCCAGACGCAATCGCTCTCGCCCGTCATCGCATCCGCGCCCTTGAACGTGGGGCAGCTCATCAGGCTGTTGCCGAAGCGCATCATGCCGGCCTGCATCTGCGTGGCGGGCGCCAGCATGACATCGGGCGACAGATTGGACAGCAGTTCCCGGTAGCTGTCCCCGCCCTGCACGGCGACCTGGTCCATGGCCGCGAACAGCTTGCCGAACCGGTCGGGCGCGCCGCCGTCCCAGATTTCCTGCAAGTGGCCGGCCAGCCCGGCCTGCCCGGAACTCAGCCCGAGCGAGGACGCGGTGAAGTCCGCGCCATCAACCGACAACTGGTAGTTCTGGCCGGCCCGCGTGAGCGAATAATCGAAGATCGGCGACTGCCGGGGCGCCAACTGGCCGGTGGCGTCGCCATCGACCGTCAGCACCGTCAGGCGGCGTCCGGGCAGCAGCGACAGGGCCGCGACATCGACCGTGCCGGCCAGCCGGGCATCGCCCTGCACGTGCAGCCGGTCGGCGTTGCGGCGCCCGAAGTCGGCATCCACCAGCAAGGTGCCCTGCGTCCCCTGGGTGAAATCGCCGGAGATCGCCGTGCTGTCGACGATGGCATTGCGGCCGACGATCAGCGTGCCGTCGTTGACCACGTTTGCGTCGTAGCGGCGGGCGCCCACCAGCACGCCGGCGCTGGCGGCCGGCACGGCCGTCTTGGCGGCGGCGCCGCCGGCGGCTGGCGCGGCAAGCGTGGCGGCGGCGCTGGTGATCTGGCCCATGTTGTTCACCGTGCCGGCCTGGTCGCTGTCCTGGGCGTGCAGCAGAATGTCGCCCGCGATGACGCCGTAGTTCTCCACGGTGACCGAACTGCCCGCGCCGACGCCGCGGGTGCCGTCATAGCGGATCGCCACGCCCGAGGCGGCCGAGACATGGGCGCCGGACTGCAGCCCGATCCAGTTGCTGTTGCCGCCCACCATCCAGATGCCCGCGCCCTGCCCGCCGCTGCCGCCGGCCACACTGCCATTGATCGTGACATCGATGCCGCCGTCGGCGGTGGGGCCCTGGCTCTGGGCGAATATCCCCACCGAATTACTGCCCGTGGCCGAGACCGTGCCGGTCTGGGTCAGGTGGATCATGCCGCTTTTTCCGGTGCGGCCGGTGCCGGCGGGGCCCGCGGATGCCGTCGACGAATCGCCGCGCAGTCCGCCGCCCCCGCCGATCGACTGCGCCAGGATGCCGAACGCGCCTTCGCCCTCGGTGACGATGTCGGCGTCGACGGCCAGCGTGATGGTGCTGCCATCGCCCCCGCCCGCGCCCGGGCCGCCGTCGGCCGCCGACGGCGCCACGCTCAGCGGCGCGATCGAAGGGTCGCCGGCGATCCCGCCGCCGCCGCCGATCGATTGCGCGACCACGCCATGCGAGCCGCGGCCCTGCGTGTAGATCTGCGAGCCATGGGCCAGTGTCACCGCCACTTCGCCGCCATGGCCCACCGCATCGCCCTGCCCGCCCAGCGTCACCTGCGACAGGCCGACGCCGGCGCCGGCCGCGGCAATGCCGCCGCCACCGCCGATGGATTGCGCCACCAGGCCAAAGGCCCGGTCGCCGGCCGTGCCGATGCGCAGGACAGCGTTATCGACCACGACCCTGTTCGCGTCGCCGTAATCGGTGCCGCCCACGAGTATGTCTCCGGCCACGCTGCCGCCATCGGCCGGCAGGCTCATCCCGGCCACGCCGCCGCCGCCGCCGATCGACTGCAGCACCACGCCATGGGCATCGGCGCCGCCGGTCACGATGGTCTTGGTGCCATACAGCCGAACCGTGCCGCCTGTCTGGGTATGGGACGAATCGGAAGACTGGGCGCCGCCCACGTTCGTCTTGATGCCTGTGCCGGAAGCCAGGGACACGCCCAGGCCGCCGCCCCCGCCGATGGATTGGGCCAGGACGCCGTACGCGCCGCTGCCGCTGGTGACGATGCCGGTGTCTTCGGCGCCGTCCAGCCGCACGGCGATATCGCCGCCGTAGCCGTTGCTGCCGGCGCCGCCTCCCACGTTAACGGCGCCGCTGGTGGGCGAAGACACATCGCCGGTATTCGAACCGACATAGCCCGCTCCGCCGCCGCCGCCGATGGATTGCGCCAGCACGCCCATGGCCCAGTCGCCGCCGGTGCTCACCGAGCCTGTCGCCGCGACCGACACGGCGTCCTGCTCTTTCAGCGGATTGCTGTTGCCGACCCCCTGCACCGATTCCGCGGTGTCGTCGGAATCATCGCCGTCGCCATCATCGCCCGCGGGCGCATCGCCGGGATCGCCGCCGATGTTCAGGTACAGCTCCGACTCGGTGGGCAGGGCGCCGCTGGGATCGCTGGAGTCGTCGCTGCCCAGCGCCTTCACCGCGGCCCCGGCCACGCCGCCGCCGCCACCGATCGACTGGGCCACCATGCCATGCGACACATCGCCCAGCGTGATGACGTTGCTGTTGTTCTGCAGCGAGACCACGCCGCCGTCGCCGCCATCGCCGTCGCGCCCGCCCAGATGCACGGTGAGCTGGGTCGTGGTGTGCTCGCCTTCGTTGAGGCCGTTTTCCCAGGGGTACAGCGCCTGCGCGCCGCCCATGCCGCCGCCGCCGCCGATCGACTGCGCCAGCAGGCCCGGCGAAAAATCGCCCTGGGTGCTGATCGAGAAATCGCCTTCGACCACGACATTGCCGCCATCGCCGCCGGCGCCGGCATTGCCGCCCAGTTCCAGGCCCACGGCAACGCTGACGGGCCGGATCGCGCCCCAGAACCGCTTGGGATTGGAAATGGTGTTGATGCCGCCCAGGCCGCCGCCGCCGCCGACCGATTGCGCGATCAGGCCGGCGGCCTGGTCGCCCGCGGTCGAGATATTGACGGCCGAACACGCCGCCTGGTAGCCGCAGGCCGTCACGGTTCCGCCGTTGCCGGCATCGCCGCCATGGCCGCCCAGCGACATCACCAGCGAGTAATCGAGTATGTATGAGTTGGCGCCGTAGTCGGCGGTGCCGCCGGCGCCGCCGCCGTTGCCCACGGATTGCAGCACAATGCCATGCGAGCCGTCGCCCAGCGTCTGCACGATATTGTTGCCGCTGGCCGCGAAATTGACCGCGCCGCCGTCGCTGGCGTTGCCGCCGGTGCCGCCCACGCCCGAGCCGATATTCATCGTGCCGCTGAAGATGGCGGACCCCATGTTGCCCAGGCCGCCCCCGCCGCCGATCGACTGCGCCAGGACGCCGTAGGCGGTGCCGCCCTGGGTCACGATGGAGGAACCGTCCAGCAGGTCGACATCCACCTGCCCGCCCAACCCGCCGCCGCCGCCGCTGCCGCCGATGGCCAGCACGCCGGTATACAGCGAGGTCTTGCCGTCGACCGAGGCCAGGCCTCCTTCGCCGCCGCCGCCCCCGATCGACTGCGCCACGATGCCGTCGGCATAGTCGCCCGCCGTGGTGATGTCGCCCTGGTTGGCGACAGTGACCAGATCGCCGTTGCCGCCCGCGCCGCCGGTGCCGCCGATGCCCACTGCCAGCCTGCCGCTGGTGTTGAACCGCAGCCGCCGCCCGTTGGTCCTGACGTGGTTGATCAAGGCCGAGACGTTGTTCAGGATCGAGTCGTAGCTGGCCCCGACCGAGCCGCCCATGCCGCCGCCGCCGCCGATCGATTGCGCCATGATGCCATCGCTGTTGCGGCCCAGCGTCGAGATGATGCCCGCGTTGTTCACGGTCGCGGCCGCGCCGTTGCCGCCGCCGGCGCCTTCCCGGCCGACCGCCACCGAAAGGGTGAACGACGGCAATTTCCCTTCGCCGGGCAGCAGGTTGCCGCCCACGGAAGCCACCGCCGACACCCCCTGCGATTCTCCGCCGCCGCCGCCCACCGATTGCGCGACGATCCCGCGCGCGCCCGATCCGGTGGTGACGATGTAGCTGCTTGCGTCCTGGGTAACGTTGACCAGGCCGCCGTCGCCGCCCACGGCGCCCTTGCCGCCGACCGCAGTCGATGCCGCCACGCTGGCGTATGTGCCGAAGGCATAGCTCGACGAGTACGCCGCCCCGCCCGATCCGCCGCCGCCGCCGATCGACTGCGCCAGCACGCCGGTCGCGTAGTCGCCCGCCGTGGAGATCGCGGTGTTCTTCATGGCCACATCGACCGCGGCGCCGTCGCCGCCCATGCAATGGCCGTCTGAACACTGGCCGCCGACCGAGGCCTGCAACTGCACGTTCACCGTGTCGGGAAAATCCACCGCCAGCGAATAGATCGAAGAGTCGCCGCCATTGCCGCCCCCGCCGCCGATCGACTGGGCGTGAATGCCGCGCGAATACTGGCCCTGGGTGGCCAGGACGGTGTTCGACAGATCGACATTGACGTTGCCGCCGTTGCCGCCCGCGCCGCCTTTGCCGCCGACGGTCAGGTTGATCGGAATGGATACGCCGACGCCCTCTACCGGTATGCCCAGAATGAAGTTGTCGACGATCGAATTGCCGCCCGTGCCCCCGCCGCCGCCGATCGACTGGGCAAGAATGGCGGTGGCGCCGTCGGCATCCTGGGAGTCGTCATCGTCGTCGTCATCGCCGGAATCGTCCTGGCTTGCGGTCAGGTCGACGCTGCCGGTGGTGGTGATCGAGCTGTTGTCCAGCGACACCTTGACCTCGCCGCCATCGCCGGCCACGCCGCCTTCGCCGCCCACGCTCATGTTCAAGTTGACTTCAATGCCGAGCGCGTCGGTGACCACGCCGCCGCCGGTGCCGCCGCCGCCGCCGATCGACTGCGCGTCCAGGCCGGTGGCCATGCCGCCGGCCGTCTGGATGTGCAGATTGGATCGATCGACCGTGACCAGGCCGCCCGAGCCGCTGCCGCCGCCGTCGCCGCCGATCTGGAAAGTCAGGTCGGCAATGCCGGCGCCGAACGCATAGCCGCCCGCCCCGCCGCCCTTGCCCACCGAGTGGGCCAGCAGGCCGACGGCGCCATAGCCGGTGGTGACGATGTTGGCCTCTTCGGTGCCCGACACGGTCACCGTGCCGCCGTCGCCGCCCCCCTCGCCCACGCCGCCCACGCCAATGCCGGCGACAATCGCCAGGTCGAAGGCATTGCCGCCATCGCCGCCGCCGCCGCCGATCGATTGCACCTGCGCGCCGTGCGCATATTCACCGGCCGTGGTGATGGTGCCGATGGAGGTGAGTTCGACTTCGCCGCCGTTGCCGCCGGCCTGGCCCTGCCCGCCCACGCTCAGGATGCCCGCGGTGCCGGCGGCGCTGCCGCCACCGCCGCCTATCGACTGGACCAGCAGGCCCTTGGCGGCGTCGCCCAGCGTCGAGATAGAGCCGTAGTTGGACGCCGACACTTTGCCGCCGTTGGATTCGTGCGCCGAATCGGCATTGCCGCCGATGGCGATGATGCCCCCCGCGCCGCCGGCCGCCCCGCCGCCGTCGGCGATCGACTGGGCCACGATGCCATGCGAGCCGTACCCGGCGGTGGTAATGGCGCCGCCGTTCGAGAGCTGCACTTCGCCGGGGGTGCCCCCCGCCTGGCCGTCGCCGCCCACCTCGAGCACCAGCCCGTCGGCCACGCCGCCCGCGCCCCCACCGCCCGAAATGGACTGGGCCACGATGCCGTATGCGTGCGCGCCCTGCGTGTCGATATCGGCGCTGCTGGCCACCTTGACGTTGCCGGCGTCGCCGCCGTTGCCGCCGTTGCCCGCGCCGCCGCCGATGATGCCGACGAACTCGCCGCCCGTGCCGCCGCCGCCGCCCAGCGACATGGCCACGATGCCGCTGGCGAAATCGCCGCTGGTGGTGATGCCGACATCCTTGTCGGCATCGACCTCGACTTCGCCGCCATCGCCGCCGAATCCGCCGCCGCCGGACTTGCCGGCCACGGCCGTGTTGTCGGCCCCGTCGCCGCCTTCGCCGCCGCGGCTGATGGCCGTCACGCCGCTGATCTTGTCGCCCGAGGTGGCGATGGTGTAAGACGACCCGCTGCGGTTCAGGGCCACGGTAACGGCGCCGGCATCGCCGCCGTCGCCGCCCGTATTGCCGTTCGGGCCCGTGCCGCCCTTGCCGCCCCGGCTGGAGGCATGGACCGCGGCGCCATGGTCGGCCTCGGCGCCCGTGACGTCGACCGAGATGCCGCTGTCGACATTGACGGTGACGGCGCCGGCGCCGCCGCCCTGTCCGCCGCGGTCGTCGTTGTCTTCGGAGTGGTAGCCGTGGGCGCCTTCGCTCTCGGCCATGATGCCGTAGATTTCCTGGCCGCTGGTCGCGGCATTGACGCGCACCTGCAGCTCGGCGCCCGCGCCGTGGTCGACTTCCACCGTTCCGCCCGCGCCGGCGTTGCCGTTGTAGCGGCCGCCGTACCCGCCGAAAGACCAGGCCCGGATGCCGCTGACCAGGTCGGCGGAGCTCTGTATGGGCGCCTGCGCGCCGATCTTGATCGAGCCGCTGTTCTGCACCTTGGCCAGCTGGCCCGCGCCGCCCGCGCCGCCGTGCTGGTTGTCGAACAACGCGCTGTTCTGCCGGCCGCCCTGGCCGCCGCCGCTCTGCGCCAGCACGCCCTCGAAATTCCGGACGATGGCGCCGTCCAGCTCGTACTGCGCCGAGCCCGACAAGAACAGCTTCACATCATTGCCATTGGCTCCGGCGCCGCCATTCGAGTCATTGTCGTCGTTGTCGTCCTGCTCGCCGTCGCCGCCCTGCGAAATGCCCGTGATAAAGGCGCGCGGCGTGGACGTCGCCACATTGCCATTGCTGTCTTCGGCGCCATTGACGGTCACCTGCATGGTGCCGCTGCTCCAGATGCTGACCGTTCCTGCGCCTCCGCCCTTGCCCGCGTCTTCGCCCTGCCCGCCGAACGTCTGGCCGTACAGCACCCCCCGGTAAGTGTCGAAGCCCGACGATACGGTGAAGGTCGCGCCGTCATCGTCAATAGAGACGCTGGGACCCGCGCCGGCATCGGTGGTGCCGTTGTCGTGCGGCGGGCTATAGCCCGCCTGCGACACGCCCTGGATGCTGGTGTAGGTTTCGCCCGGGCCGTAATCGCACTGCCACAGGCTGCCAGACTGGCTGCAGCCGGCCGCGGCCGGCCCGGCGCCGGCCAGCAGGCTGGTCGCCACCGACGAGATCAGGATGCGGCGTCGGTACGCCAGTTTGCGACGCGCTTTCATGCTACCGGCCATTTTTTTGCTCCGTTTTCCGGGCACACGCGCGCCACCCGCTCACGCCGCACCGCAACATTCAGACAAGTGCGATTAATACGCAAAACGGGGATAGCCGCAGCAGTTTTTCGACGAATCAGCGGTTTCTCTCGACGAAAATGCGGGCGCCGGTGTGACAGCCGCGCCACGCCCGCGGCCGGGGCGCCGCTTGCCGGGCACAGGCCTTGCTGCGCCCACGCACGCCGGCGGCATGGTGCCGCCTGATCTTGCCAGGAGCCCCCTATGCCGCTGACCGCCATAGGCATCAATTGCACGCTGAAAAGCTCGCCCGCCTCGTCGTCCTGCGACAAGCTGCTGGACCAGGTCGCCGCGGAACTGCAGCGCCTGGACATTGCCTGCGAACGGGTACGGGCCGTGGACCACGCCATTGCCCCGGGCGTGACCTCGGACGAGGGCCCCGGCGACGCCTGGCCCGAACTGCGCCGCCGCATTCTGGCGGCCGACATTCTGATCCTGGGCACGCCGATCTGGCTGGGCCATCCGTCCAGCGTGTGCCAGCGGGTGCTGGAACGCATGGACGCCTTTCTGGGGGAACTGGACGATGGCGGGCGCATGGCGCCCTATGGCCGCGTGGCCGGCGTCGCGGTGGTCGGCAATGAAGACGGCGCCCACCACGTCAGCGCCGAATTGTTCCAGGCCCTGAACGACGTGGGCTTCACGCTGCCCGCCGGCGCGGTGACCTACTGGGTGGGCGAGGCCATGCACAAGACCGACTTCCAGGACCTGCCCGCCACGCCCGAGAAAACCGCCCAGGCCACGCGCGAACTGGCCCTGAACTGCGCGCATATGGCGCAGCTGCTGAAGGCGTCGCCCTACCCGCCGCGCTGAGCCGCCGCCGACTCTTTGGCGCGGATCAGCGCCACCACCACATCGTTGACGGGCGTGGGCACGCCCTGCTCTTTGCCCAGCCGGACGATGGCGCCGTTGATGGCGTCGACCTCGCAGCGCCGCCCGGCCTGCAGGTCGAGCAGCATCGACGGCCGACCTGCCTTGACGCGGCATTCTTAATCTGGATATTATTTATCTTAATTAAAGACCGGACCTGTCCATGAAAATGAGCGAAGGGGTCGAATGGGCCCTGCACTGCTGCCTGACCCTGGCCTGGCTGGGCAAAGACGGCGGGTCGGTGCCCACCGCCCGCCTGGCCGCGGCTTTCGAACTGCCCCCGGCGTACCTGAACAAGTGCCTGCAGTTGCTGGTGAAGGCCGGCATCCTGGTGTCCACCGCGGGCGTCAAGGGCGGCTTCAGGCTGGCCCGCGCGCCGGCGCGCATCACTTTGCTGGATGTGGTGACGGCCATCGAAGGCCCTGACAGCGTCTTCCGCTGCGCCGAGATCCGCCAGCGCGGCGCGGGCGCCGCCGCTGCGCCCAGGGAATTCGCGCGCCCCTGCGGCATCGCCGTGGCCATGCGCCGCGCCGAAGCCGCCTGGCGCCGCGAACTGGCGGCCCAGACCGTGGCCGACCTGCTGGACGCCGCCCCGCCCTCGGCGTCGGAACGCCTGCGCTGCTGGCAATTGGCGCAAGCCCGCTGACCCCATCCGCCGGCCCTGGCCGGAGTCTTTGACGGAGATAATCTGGATGTTTCTTATCCAAAATACGCAAGCCCCCGCGGCGCGCGCCGGCGCGGCGTCCGGGCTGGGCCTGGGCGCCATCCTGGTGCTGGCGCTGGGCACGTTCGCGGTGGGCACCGATGCTTTCATCGTGGCCGCCTTCCTGCCCATGATGGCCGCCGACCTGGGGGTGACGCCGGCCGTGGCCGGCCATTCGGTCACGGCCTTCGCCCTGGCCTATGCGATCCTGGCGCCGCTGATCGCCACGCTGACCACCCGCGTGCCCCGGCGCACGCTGCTTTGCACGGCCCTGGCGCTGCTCGGCGTGGCCAACATCGGCTCGGCCCTGGCCATGTCGATGCCCTGGCTGATCGCCTCGCGCATCGCGGCCGCCGCCACCGCCGCCGCCTACACCCCCAACGCGGGCGCGGTAGCCGCCGCGCTGGTGCGGCCCGATTTCCGGGCCCGGGCGCTGGCCATCGTGATCGGCGGGCTGACCGTGGCCACCGCGCTGGGCGTGCCGCTGGGACGCGTGGCCAGCACGATGCTGAGCTGGCGCGCCGCGCTGTGGGCGGTGGGCGGCGTGGCGCTGCTGGCGGCCATTGGCGTGCGCGCCAGCCTGCCGCGCCTGGGCAGCGCGCCCGCCACGTCGCTGGCCGAACGCCTGCAGGTGCTGGCCCGGCCGGCCGTCCTGAAGGTGCTGCCCCTGACCGTACTGGGCATGGCGGCCGCCTACGTGCCTTATGCCTATACCGTGCAGGTGCTGCGGGCGCTGGGCACGCCCGAAGGCGCGGTCACCGGCATGCTGCTGGGCTACGGCCTGGGCGCGATGGCGGGCAACTATGTATCGGGCGCGGGCACCGACCGGCATGGCGCGCGGCGCGTGCTGCTGGCGGCCTACCTGGCCATGGCCGCGGCGCTGGGCGGGCTGGCCTGGCTGGCCGCGGCCGCGCAGCCCATGCCGCTGGCGGTGGCGGCATTGATGGCATTGTGGGGCGCCAGCAGCTGGGCGCAGAGCCCGCCGCAACAGCACCGCCTGATCAGCGGCGCGCCGCAGCACGGGGCGCTGGTGGTGGCGTTGAATGCATCGGCCATCTACTTCGGCATTGCGCTGGGCACGGCTATCGGCGGCTGCCTTGTCGACATCGGCGCGGCGGCGGTGCTGGTGTGCGGCCTGGCGCTGGCGCTGGCGTCGTGGGCCTATGCGCTGGCCACGTGCCGCGGGCGCTGATTGCGCGGCCACAACGCGGCCGGCGCGCAGGCTCGACGCGCACGCTGAATTGGGGCATGCTGGAATGCGCCCCGCGCAAGCCGCGCGCTGTCTCATTGCTCAACACCCCATGACCGACTCGCCCGCCTACCCCACCGCCACATCGATCGACGACTTCCGCCGCAATCTCGCGCAGGTGCGCGAACACATCGCCGCCGCCTGCCGCCGCGCCGGCCGCGACCCCGCCGCCGTCCGCCTGCTGCCGGTCAGCAAAACCGTCGACGCGGCCCGCATCCGGCTGGCCTATGCGGCCGGCTGCCGCGAGCTGGGCGAAAACAAAGTGCAAGAGGCGCACGCCAAATGGGAAGCCATGGCCGACCTGCCCGACCTGCGCTGGGCGGTCATCGGCCACCTGCAGACCAACAAAGCCAAGCTGGTGGCGCGGTTCGCCAGCGAATTCCAGGCACTGGACAGCCTGCGCGTGGCCGAGGCCCTCGACCGCCGCCTGCAGGCCGAAGGCCGCGCGCTCGATGTATTCGTGCAAATCAACACGTCCAACGAAGCCAGCAAATTCGGCCTGCCGCCCGACCAGGCGGCCGGCTTCGTGCGCGAGCTGCCGGCCTTTGCCAGCCTGCGCGTGCGCGGCCTGATGACCTTGGCGCTGTTCTCGCCCGACCCGGCCCTGGTGCGGCCCTGCTTCGTGCGGCTGCGCGAACTGCGCGACCGCCTGCGCCAGGATGCGCCGGCCGGCATCGCGCTCGACGAGCTTTCCATGGGCATGTCGGGCGACTACGCCCTGGCCATCGAAGAAGGCGCCACCACGGTGCGCGTGGGCCAGGCCATCTTCGGGGCGCGCGC
This genomic window from Bordetella petrii contains:
- a CDS encoding sulfurtransferase; this translates as MKRFSLMFAAAAIAAGASFGAQAAAPLLTPAELNDARADASVRIIDIRPPQEYAANHIPGAVSAPYGQWRGPADNPGQLPPVDKLAELVRSLGVDRDVHAVVVSSGANATDFGSSARVYWTLKYLGLSELSILNGGVKAWADAGLPQDQAVPAVAASSYTPVLDRALIATQDHVLAQIDNPKVQLVDARPSNFFRGEVKAPTAKVPGTIHNALNLEHSKWFKPGTAIFVSPAEAKAIAAQSLPEPADETISFCNTGHWAATDWFALSEVVGQKNVMLYPASLADWTQSSKELPMDNVPSRGQQILKSLKDLVS